The stretch of DNA TCGCGCCGGCCGGTGTCTCCTTGAGGGGTTCGTCCAGTTCCTGGACCGTCGGCCCCACGCGCGCGGCGACCTCCCCGAGCCGTTCCAGGTCGAAGCCGTAGACGCGGGCCGCGTTGCCGCCGACCATGGCGGCTATCTCGTCCTTCGGGAGACCCGCGTAGGCGATGCGCAGGCCTTCGCGCGAGTGCGGGTGCGTGCCCTCGTCGTGCGGGTAGTCGCTGCCCCACATGATCTTGTCGAGGCCGATCCGGTCCCTCATCCGCGCCTCGTGCGGGCGCATGAAGCTCGCGCCGACGAAGCAGTTCTCGCGCCAGACCTCGGACGGGCCCTTGCCCATCGAATCGGCGAGACCCGCACCGAACTTCGACTCGGCGGTGTCCGCCTTCGAGGCCGCCGCGACCAGGCGCCCGTGGTAGTAGTCCAGCATGTCGAGCACGCCCGGGATCCACCCCGAGCCCTGCTCCGTGAGCACGAGCCGCAGCTCCGGGTGGCGGCGGAAGGCGCCGCCGAACACCAGGTGCCACAGCGCCCGGTGCGAGAACCACGTCGTCTCCACCATGAAGACGGCACGCGCTGCGGGTTCCTCGCCAAGGGGCGGGGATGCCGACCCCGCATGGTGGTTGACCGGCACGCCGCGCTCGGCGCAGGCCGCCCAGAGCGGGTCGTACGTCGCCGAGTAGAGCTCCGCGAGCCCACTGCCCGGCGGTGTGCCGGGCAGCAGGAGGCCGCCGTTCAGACCGGCGTCGGCCGCCCAGTGGACCTCCTTGACGGCCTCGTCCACGTCGTTCAGGAGGATCTGGAAGACGCCCGCCCTG from Streptomyces sp. BA2 encodes:
- a CDS encoding amidohydrolase family protein, which produces MTTHPTEERYTVISADCHAGADLLDYRPYLESRHHDAFDAWAATYVNPYEDLLADTADRNWNSDRRLAELEQDGIVAEVVFPNTIPPFFPSASLMAPAPTRAEFEQRWAGLRAHNRWLADFCAAAPGRRAGVFQILLNDVDEAVKEVHWAADAGLNGGLLLPGTPPGSGLAELYSATYDPLWAACAERGVPVNHHAGSASPPLGEEPAARAVFMVETTWFSHRALWHLVFGGAFRRHPELRLVLTEQGSGWIPGVLDMLDYYHGRLVAAASKADTAESKFGAGLADSMGKGPSEVWRENCFVGASFMRPHEARMRDRIGLDKIMWGSDYPHDEGTHPHSREGLRIAYAGLPKDEIAAMVGGNAARVYGFDLERLGEVAARVGPTVQELDEPLKETPAGATSPVFAPGGSVRVW